The following proteins are co-located in the Fluviicola sp. genome:
- a CDS encoding YihY/virulence factor BrkB family protein encodes MSSKVKIPTLSWKEVLILFKRTFIEFFQENSFFHGAALAYYAVFAIIPIIYLALISFGKIMGQEEILRLIKVLLEEQVGLKDSSGLLSFLSEVHFEKSSVILNIIGIIALMFSSSALISSLRMSINEFYDIHVKIDDRRTKFFYTILTKLISVFMLAVFGVSIVLLYTAETIFLSLSGELFGWLHIESKWVMEAVGQLVSVGINTILFALVYKFLHDGRVLWKLVLSGGLLTACLLHVGQIGLKFYLTNFFFGSQMGIAGTLLIFLAWMYYTSQIIFLGAKFVKVYSELIGRPIIFEVHQLLQSLQKRKKE; translated from the coding sequence TTGAGCTCAAAAGTAAAAATACCAACCCTTAGCTGGAAAGAGGTCTTAATCCTCTTCAAACGGACCTTTATAGAATTCTTCCAGGAGAATTCGTTTTTTCACGGTGCCGCATTGGCTTATTATGCGGTTTTTGCTATTATCCCGATTATTTACCTGGCACTGATCAGCTTCGGGAAGATCATGGGACAAGAGGAAATCCTGCGTTTGATTAAAGTATTGTTGGAAGAGCAGGTCGGTTTGAAAGACAGTTCCGGACTCTTGTCATTTTTATCTGAAGTTCACTTCGAAAAGAGCAGTGTTATTTTGAATATTATCGGGATCATCGCCTTGATGTTCTCCAGTTCTGCCTTGATTTCTTCCCTGCGAATGAGTATCAATGAGTTCTACGATATTCATGTGAAAATCGATGACCGCCGGACAAAATTTTTCTACACGATACTCACCAAACTGATTTCCGTTTTCATGCTGGCGGTTTTCGGTGTTTCGATCGTATTGCTTTATACGGCAGAGACTATCTTTTTGTCACTCAGCGGGGAACTCTTCGGTTGGCTTCATATCGAATCGAAATGGGTCATGGAAGCCGTTGGTCAGCTGGTTTCCGTAGGAATCAATACGATTTTATTTGCATTGGTTTATAAATTCCTGCACGATGGAAGAGTGCTCTGGAAACTTGTTCTTTCAGGCGGTTTACTTACTGCCTGTTTGCTGCACGTAGGACAAATCGGCCTAAAGTTTTACCTGACCAACTTCTTTTTCGGGAGCCAGATGGGAATTGCGGGAACTTTATTGATCTTCCTGGCGTGGATGTACTATACTTCCCAGATTATCTTCCTGGGCGCGAAATTCGTGAAGGTCTATTCAGAGTTAATAGGCAGGCCGATTATTTTTGAAGTACATCAATTGCTACAAAGCCTTCAGAAACGGAAAAAGGAATAA
- a CDS encoding helix-turn-helix transcriptional regulator, giving the protein MKLGNNLKLIRKSKKKSQEEVASDLGLTRSSYSGYENEIAEPGIETLIALSQYYAVPIDDLLTKDFSTFTESDWTTISSGLYADINGNNLRVLTSLVDADDNEMIELIPQQARAGYTTGYADPDYLKVLPTFSLPFLSKNRKYRSFPIMGDSMPPVDEGSFVVAEYIQNWGSVRNGTPCIVVTKDDGIVFKIVNNFIETQQSFELCSTNPLYLPYYVNVNEIVEMWKFVNYISPSLPEMRIDDSTLTKSIQDLQREIIDLKRTVTGGAKNVVH; this is encoded by the coding sequence ATGAAGTTAGGGAACAATTTAAAACTTATTCGCAAAAGCAAGAAAAAATCCCAGGAAGAAGTAGCTTCCGATTTGGGTTTGACACGCAGCAGTTATTCCGGTTATGAAAATGAGATCGCAGAACCCGGAATCGAAACACTGATTGCTTTAAGTCAGTATTATGCTGTTCCTATTGATGATTTGCTGACCAAAGATTTCTCCACTTTTACGGAAAGCGACTGGACAACCATCAGTTCCGGTTTGTACGCAGACATCAACGGAAATAACTTGCGCGTTTTGACATCTTTGGTAGATGCCGACGACAATGAAATGATCGAGTTGATTCCACAGCAGGCGAGAGCAGGTTATACAACCGGTTATGCAGATCCGGATTATTTGAAAGTACTTCCGACCTTCAGCTTACCTTTCCTGTCCAAAAACAGGAAATACCGTTCTTTCCCGATCATGGGAGATTCCATGCCGCCGGTAGACGAAGGTTCTTTCGTCGTAGCAGAATACATTCAGAATTGGGGAAGTGTCCGCAACGGAACTCCTTGTATCGTCGTTACAAAAGACGACGGGATTGTGTTCAAGATCGTAAACAACTTCATTGAAACGCAGCAATCATTCGAATTGTGCTCGACCAATCCGTTGTATTTGCCTTACTATGTAAACGTCAACGAGATTGTGGAAATGTGGAAGTTTGTCAATTACATTTCTCCGAGCCTTCCGGAAATGCGCATTGATGATTCGACACTCACAAAAAGCATCCAGGATTTACAGCGTGAAATCATTGATTTGAAACGAACGGTTACCGGGGGAGCGAAAAACGTTGTTCATTAA